A window of the [Chlorobium] sp. 445 genome harbors these coding sequences:
- a CDS encoding alpha-amylase, translating into MAALNRFPLIYEVNTRVWLRELSLKAGRALTLADIPEAEFCKWRELKVDIVWLMGVWEESAAARQIAQTHQGLWQEYQRALPDVELSDVGASPFAVKSYSVAQALGGESALFKFRHRLNEKGMRLLLDFVPNHMARDCKWLNVHPDYFVAVPPHMVKHLSDGVVQHNGTYFACGKDPYFPAWTDTVQLNYANSALHVAMQETLRQIAKLCDGVRCDMAMLILKDVFNRTWGEFGLEMKEEFWKKTIDDLKSQFPNFLFIAEAYWDLEWTLQQQGFNFVYDKRLYDRLRDQDVSGVKAHLYGDVLYQQKLIRFIENHDEARAAATFGANHRVAALITHTAIGAHLLHEGEHEGRRLKVPVQLLRRAAEEPDTELADFYHRLSHVWNNAAVTNGDFRMLEGYSSHNIIAFERQSGGHTGHILVFANLTAYPQESYYPSLALSHVQDYEHIEVFVTDARKSPQFELWLGGFSVRLRPHEGLVFVVR; encoded by the coding sequence ATGGCGGCTTTAAATCGCTTTCCGCTTATCTATGAAGTAAATACACGCGTGTGGTTAAGGGAACTTTCGCTCAAAGCAGGTCGGGCGCTAACGCTTGCCGATATTCCTGAAGCAGAGTTTTGTAAGTGGAGAGAGTTAAAAGTGGATATTGTGTGGTTAATGGGGGTCTGGGAAGAGAGTGCAGCGGCGCGCCAGATTGCACAGACGCACCAAGGGCTATGGCAAGAGTATCAGCGTGCGCTGCCCGATGTGGAACTGAGCGATGTAGGGGCGTCACCATTTGCGGTAAAAAGTTACAGCGTGGCACAAGCCTTAGGAGGTGAGTCAGCGCTTTTTAAGTTTCGGCACAGGCTCAATGAAAAAGGCATGCGTTTGCTCCTTGACTTTGTGCCGAACCACATGGCGCGCGATTGCAAGTGGCTAAATGTGCATCCCGATTATTTTGTAGCTGTGCCGCCACATATGGTAAAGCATCTGTCTGATGGCGTTGTGCAACACAATGGCACCTATTTTGCGTGTGGCAAAGACCCCTATTTCCCAGCGTGGACTGATACGGTGCAACTCAACTACGCAAACTCTGCACTGCATGTTGCCATGCAAGAGACGCTGCGGCAAATTGCAAAGCTTTGTGATGGGGTGCGCTGCGATATGGCAATGCTCATTTTGAAGGATGTCTTCAATCGTACATGGGGAGAGTTTGGTCTGGAGATGAAAGAAGAATTTTGGAAGAAAACGATTGATGACCTCAAAAGTCAGTTCCCGAACTTTCTCTTTATCGCAGAAGCGTATTGGGACTTAGAGTGGACGCTGCAGCAGCAAGGGTTTAACTTTGTCTATGACAAGCGCCTCTATGATCGCCTCAGAGATCAAGATGTTTCGGGTGTCAAGGCGCATTTGTATGGCGATGTGCTCTATCAACAAAAGTTGATTCGGTTTATTGAAAATCATGATGAAGCGCGAGCGGCGGCGACATTTGGGGCAAATCATCGTGTGGCGGCGCTGATTACACACACGGCAATTGGTGCGCATCTATTGCATGAAGGCGAGCATGAAGGGCGACGCCTGAAAGTGCCTGTTCAATTGTTGCGACGAGCAGCAGAGGAGCCAGATACTGAACTTGCAGATTTTTATCATCGTCTCTCACATGTCTGGAATAATGCCGCAGTAACGAATGGTGACTTCCGAATGCTTGAAGGCTACAGTAGCCACAATATCATTGCCTTCGAGCGCCAGAGTGGTGGGCATACGGGACACATTTTAGTCTTTGCAAATCTCACGGCGTACCCACAAGAAAGTTATTATCCTTCACTGGCACTAAGTCATGTGCAGGATTATGAGCATATCGAGGTATTTGTAACTGACGCGCGCAAAAGTCCGCAGTTCGAGCTGTGGCTGGGCGGTTTCTCGGTACGCTTGCGCCCGCATGAAGGCTTGGTGTTTGTAGTGCGCTAA
- a CDS encoding zeta-carotene desaturase — MTEELIASPRVQTGGNRVLILGGGLAGLAAAKRLVDKGFQVELLEKRNILGGKVSSWKDAEGDWIETGLHCFFGAYKEIYELMKELGTYQHILWKKHELTYTLSKGERFVFRTWKLPSPFHLIPAVTSNHYFTLGEMITFTKMLMPILFGTEKYYAEQDKMTYEQWHQKQGVSKRLLKKMFVPMSLALKFLPPEDISAKIVIDVAGEFLRVPKASMMGFLKGSPEEYLIAPLADYIRKKGGKIHTDAKVVSLRYDGEKISGVQMATGETLQADYYLTALPVHNLKKVLPEALKAKYQFFRNIDEFQGVPVITVQIWYDKQISYIDNIMFSPDGVIPFYADMGNTTPDYATLRGLTHQGKSRFEFGVAPAKHFMHLSDEEIIAKVDESVRDIFPETSKGAKILKHTIVRIPQSVYAAVPGMDAKRPTQKTPVRNLFLSGGYTRNRFYDSMEGAVETGNKAAREIMVAHGIPV, encoded by the coding sequence ATGACAGAAGAACTGATTGCGTCGCCACGTGTTCAGACGGGCGGAAATCGCGTCCTCATTCTAGGTGGCGGACTGGCTGGTCTGGCTGCCGCTAAGCGTTTAGTCGATAAAGGCTTTCAAGTTGAACTGCTTGAAAAACGCAACATTTTGGGCGGTAAAGTCTCCTCGTGGAAAGATGCCGAAGGCGATTGGATTGAGACGGGGCTGCACTGTTTCTTCGGCGCATATAAAGAAATCTACGAGTTGATGAAAGAACTTGGCACCTACCAGCATATTCTCTGGAAAAAACATGAACTGACCTACACGCTCTCTAAAGGTGAGCGATTTGTATTTCGAACATGGAAATTGCCCAGCCCCTTCCACTTAATTCCCGCTGTAACGAGCAATCATTACTTCACACTCGGTGAGATGATCACCTTTACCAAAATGCTAATGCCTATTCTCTTCGGCACTGAAAAATATTATGCGGAACAAGACAAGATGACATATGAGCAATGGCATCAAAAGCAAGGCGTCAGCAAAAGGCTCCTAAAGAAAATGTTTGTGCCAATGTCGCTTGCACTAAAATTCTTGCCGCCCGAAGATATTTCCGCCAAAATCGTCATTGATGTCGCCGGCGAATTTTTGCGCGTCCCTAAAGCCTCAATGATGGGCTTTCTAAAAGGCTCACCAGAAGAGTATCTGATTGCGCCGCTGGCTGATTACATCCGCAAGAAAGGCGGCAAAATTCATACAGATGCGAAGGTGGTGTCGTTACGCTATGACGGTGAAAAAATTTCAGGTGTGCAGATGGCAACAGGTGAAACGCTCCAAGCGGATTATTACCTCACCGCCTTGCCCGTGCATAACCTCAAAAAGGTCTTGCCTGAAGCGCTCAAAGCAAAATATCAATTCTTCCGCAACATTGATGAGTTTCAAGGCGTGCCGGTCATTACCGTGCAAATCTGGTACGATAAGCAAATTAGCTACATCGATAACATCATGTTCTCTCCCGATGGTGTCATTCCCTTCTACGCCGATATGGGCAACACCACGCCTGACTACGCCACACTGCGCGGCTTGACACATCAAGGCAAATCGCGCTTTGAGTTTGGGGTAGCGCCAGCCAAGCATTTTATGCATCTGTCTGACGAAGAAATTATCGCTAAGGTCGATGAAAGTGTGCGTGATATTTTCCCCGAGACCTCAAAAGGCGCAAAGATTCTCAAGCATACCATCGTGCGCATTCCGCAGTCTGTCTATGCCGCTGTCCCCGGTATGGATGCCAAGCGACCGACACAAAAAACACCCGTAAGAAATCTTTTCCTCTCAGGCGGATACACGCGTAACCGTTTCTATGATTCCATGGAGGGCGCTGTGGAAACCGGAAATAAAGCCGCACGCGAAATTATGGTGGCACACGGCATTCCTGTCTAA
- a CDS encoding enoyl-[acyl-carrier-protein] reductase FabL (Catalyzes a key regulatory step in fatty acid biosynthesis) gives MKPLENHVALITGASRGIGKATALRLAELGSHIVVGYLKNRAEAERTVAEINAMGQDAIAVQADTSRHDELKRLFAETQAHFQRLNIFVSNAAKGVFGPVTRIGPNGFDLSMATGPKALLLGAQEAAKLFGDKGGVIVAVSSIGNFRCLEGYAAIGTAKAGIETLIRYLAVELGPKNIRVNAVSGGPIDTDALDDFKNAEVRRAQWVARTPLGRLGTAKDIADIIAFLCTDDSRWIHGQTILADGGYTLTE, from the coding sequence ATGAAACCTTTAGAGAATCACGTTGCTCTGATTACAGGGGCTTCGCGTGGCATTGGTAAAGCTACAGCACTCAGGCTAGCTGAGCTGGGCAGCCATATTGTTGTCGGTTACTTAAAGAATCGTGCAGAAGCCGAACGCACTGTGGCTGAAATCAACGCCATGGGACAAGATGCGATTGCTGTGCAAGCTGACACTTCGCGCCACGACGAGCTCAAACGACTTTTTGCTGAGACACAAGCCCATTTCCAGCGTTTGAACATTTTTGTCAGCAATGCTGCAAAAGGTGTGTTCGGTCCTGTTACACGCATTGGTCCAAACGGGTTTGATTTGTCGATGGCTACGGGTCCCAAAGCCCTGCTCCTAGGTGCACAAGAAGCAGCTAAACTTTTTGGTGATAAGGGTGGTGTGATTGTTGCAGTCTCTAGCATCGGCAATTTTCGTTGCTTAGAGGGCTATGCTGCAATTGGCACAGCTAAAGCAGGAATTGAGACATTGATTCGCTATCTTGCTGTCGAACTTGGTCCGAAAAACATTCGTGTTAATGCTGTCTCTGGCGGTCCGATTGACACGGACGCACTGGATGATTTTAAGAATGCTGAAGTGCGACGTGCCCAATGGGTTGCGCGTACACCGCTTGGTCGGCTTGGCACAGCGAAGGACATTGCTGACATCATTGCGTTTCTTTGTACGGATGACTCACGCTGGATACATGGACAAACCATTCTCGCCGATGGCGGCTATACACTAACAGAGTAA
- the mgtE gene encoding magnesium transporter, with protein sequence MPELNSNNGLDTATLPEEISIEELAELQPVDIAEYLSELPIEKAAKVLTQLPIEVAQETVATRLFPNLQDLFLALPNDRAVEIIRNLRTDERVYLFRQLHLAKGEKAEQLNQKLFSQLPEDMQTELQNFLRYPLTSIASMMTTEFTAVYADMSVEMAKKLVLRQQKLGRKREIYDVYVLERDDGEKRLVGVVSLRDLLLADDQDRVEDIMQRDPISILPTEERWEATVLVSKYNLLSLPVVTHDNRMLGIVTVDDIVDVIVQEETRDYLKLGGVQTSATDKPYFETPIWTNVRKRLIWLLLLFVGGTLTANVLEGFKDAIEQVVVLTIFIPLLIGTGGNAGSQTVSTIIRSLTIGEIKPNDWFKVLFKELSTGLALGLLLCIIASVFALFRVGDWHLALTVGLSVIAICTWANIIGALIPITAERLGYDPTVLSAPLITTLVDATGLVIYFTVAKLVLGI encoded by the coding sequence ATGCCTGAACTTAATAGCAATAATGGTCTCGATACAGCTACGCTCCCCGAGGAAATCTCTATTGAGGAGCTTGCTGAACTTCAGCCAGTTGATATTGCAGAGTATCTTAGTGAACTGCCGATAGAAAAGGCAGCGAAGGTACTGACTCAGTTACCGATTGAGGTTGCACAAGAAACAGTTGCAACACGACTTTTCCCCAACTTGCAAGACCTTTTTCTGGCGCTACCCAACGACCGCGCCGTTGAAATCATCCGCAATTTGCGCACCGATGAGCGTGTCTATCTCTTCCGACAACTTCACTTGGCAAAAGGTGAGAAAGCCGAGCAACTCAATCAAAAGCTTTTCTCACAACTGCCTGAGGATATGCAGACGGAGTTGCAGAATTTTCTGCGCTATCCGCTCACCAGCATCGCCTCTATGATGACCACAGAATTCACCGCTGTCTATGCCGATATGTCCGTCGAGATGGCAAAGAAACTGGTCTTGCGCCAACAGAAATTAGGACGCAAGCGCGAAATCTATGATGTCTATGTCTTAGAGCGCGACGATGGAGAGAAGCGCCTGGTTGGCGTGGTTAGCCTGCGCGACCTTCTACTTGCCGACGACCAAGACCGTGTCGAGGATATTATGCAGCGCGACCCTATTAGCATTTTACCTACCGAAGAACGCTGGGAAGCTACAGTTCTCGTCTCAAAGTATAACTTGCTGTCTCTGCCTGTGGTTACGCACGACAACCGCATGCTTGGCATCGTTACCGTAGATGATATCGTCGATGTGATTGTTCAAGAAGAAACACGCGACTATCTCAAACTCGGTGGCGTGCAAACCAGTGCAACCGATAAGCCCTACTTCGAAACACCGATATGGACCAATGTCCGCAAGCGCTTAATATGGTTGCTTTTGCTCTTCGTGGGTGGCACACTCACCGCCAATGTCCTCGAAGGCTTCAAAGATGCTATTGAACAGGTTGTGGTGCTGACAATTTTTATTCCGTTGCTGATTGGCACTGGCGGTAACGCTGGGTCGCAAACCGTCTCAACCATCATTCGTAGCTTGACCATCGGTGAAATCAAGCCAAATGACTGGTTTAAGGTCCTCTTCAAAGAACTTTCCACTGGGCTTGCCTTAGGCTTACTGCTTTGCATAATTGCAAGTGTCTTTGCCCTGTTTCGCGTCGGCGATTGGCACCTTGCGCTCACGGTCGGTCTCAGCGTGATTGCCATCTGCACATGGGCAAATATCATTGGGGCACTTATCCCAATTACCGCCGAACGCTTGGGCTACGACCCCACAGTGCTTTCTGCACCGCTTATCACGACACTTGTCGATGCCACGGGTCTTGTGATCTACTTTACCGTCGCTAAGCTCGTTTTAGGTATTTAG
- a CDS encoding peptidylprolyl isomerase has translation MMRWMAYAMLLLPTWLLLGCVKQSLSDKAQEDTKGTSNRAKYRVETPKGEFIIELFDDTPLHKRNFENLVARGYYNDLAFQRIVPELIVQAGDPKFRSKPNPELDSLGNLTLPAEIKHSHFRGTLAAARKDDKENPQRASSATQFYINLNDNRFYDGSYTVFGRVVAGMETIDKIAKVERDGYNVPYERIWIKIYPLAEK, from the coding sequence ATGATGCGGTGGATGGCTTACGCAATGCTTTTGCTCCCAACATGGCTCTTGCTAGGATGCGTCAAACAAAGCCTCTCCGATAAAGCACAGGAGGATACAAAAGGCACATCAAATCGCGCAAAGTACCGTGTCGAGACCCCAAAAGGTGAATTTATCATTGAGCTTTTTGATGATACGCCGCTGCACAAGCGTAATTTCGAAAACTTGGTAGCACGCGGCTACTACAACGACCTTGCATTTCAGCGCATTGTGCCTGAACTGATTGTGCAAGCAGGAGACCCAAAATTTCGTTCAAAACCAAATCCTGAGTTGGATTCTCTGGGCAATCTGACGTTGCCTGCTGAAATCAAGCACTCGCATTTTCGTGGCACGCTGGCTGCAGCACGCAAAGACGACAAAGAAAACCCACAGCGTGCATCTTCGGCGACACAGTTTTATATTAACCTCAATGACAATCGCTTCTACGATGGCAGTTACACGGTCTTCGGACGTGTAGTTGCAGGAATGGAAACGATTGATAAAATTGCAAAAGTTGAGCGCGATGGCTACAATGTACCCTATGAGCGGATCTGGATAAAAATTTATCCGCTCGCCGAAAAATAG
- a CDS encoding fatty acid hydroxylase produces MKLYVSNKNESPRMFENDFVDACSRWHWTSPLWAYVPMVLFLLYLSIAKFEVSLALTAGLFAAGAFAWTFAEYVLHRFVFHYQPKRAWAQRLHWILHGVHHDYPSDAWRLVMPLPISLPLAAIFYALFYFTLGKVLTPAFMAGFVAGYLVYDIGHYAVHHFPIKGGIWGYLREHHMRHHFQSPNQGYGVSSPLWDYVFGTTFTARHATHSTHTQKRASEQNFEL; encoded by the coding sequence ATGAAACTCTATGTCTCAAATAAGAATGAATCCCCTCGCATGTTCGAAAACGACTTTGTCGATGCCTGCTCACGTTGGCATTGGACTTCACCGCTTTGGGCTTATGTGCCCATGGTACTTTTTCTGCTCTATCTCTCGATAGCAAAATTTGAAGTTAGCCTTGCTCTGACAGCAGGACTCTTTGCAGCTGGTGCATTTGCCTGGACCTTTGCTGAGTATGTCTTGCACCGCTTTGTTTTTCATTATCAACCGAAGCGTGCTTGGGCACAGCGCTTGCATTGGATTTTGCATGGCGTGCATCACGACTATCCCAGCGATGCATGGCGTTTAGTCATGCCTTTGCCAATCAGCTTGCCCCTTGCCGCCATCTTCTATGCACTATTTTATTTTACACTTGGCAAAGTTCTTACGCCAGCCTTTATGGCAGGATTTGTTGCCGGCTATCTTGTCTATGATATTGGACACTATGCCGTGCACCATTTCCCGATTAAGGGTGGTATTTGGGGCTACTTGCGTGAGCATCATATGCGCCATCACTTTCAATCACCGAATCAAGGTTATGGCGTAAGCTCACCGCTCTGGGATTATGTCTTTGGCACAACGTTCACAGCACGCCATGCAACCCACAGCACGCACACTCAGAAACGTGCATCCGAGCAAAACTTTGAGTTGTAG
- a CDS encoding acetate kinase, producing the protein MNILVLNCGSSSVKFQVFCTDWEMINHNTDYPIASGVIERIGSEALLTFRTYQRGKPDKLIRATSPLRDHQAAISKIIQWLTSGENPLEGLHSLADIHAVGHRIVHGGEKLTASTLIDEQVISKIEDCIELAPLHNPQNLKGIYAARQLFGNAIPQVAVFDTAFHHTMPDVAYLYAIPYQFYRRHKIRRYGFHGISHRYVSFRYRTLMGIERNKVQIISLHLGNGSSACAIRGGCSVDTSMGMTPLEGLVMGTRSGDIDPAIINYLEHKENYSSDAVDALLNRQSGLLGISGLTNDMRDLIEEAKENDDRRAKLAIEIYCYRVKKYIGAYLAALGGAQAITFTGGIGENSDYIRAKICSHLEWFGLELDEAKNSEMVGGKEGIISKPESRLAAWVIPTNEELIIARDTYRAIVPEPVA; encoded by the coding sequence ATGAATATCCTTGTGCTCAATTGCGGCAGTTCAAGTGTAAAGTTCCAAGTCTTCTGCACCGACTGGGAGATGATTAACCACAACACGGACTATCCTATAGCCTCTGGCGTGATTGAGCGCATCGGTTCAGAAGCCCTGCTTACGTTTCGCACCTACCAGCGTGGAAAACCCGACAAGCTTATTCGTGCCACTTCGCCGCTGCGCGACCACCAAGCGGCAATTTCAAAAATCATTCAGTGGCTTACCTCTGGTGAAAACCCGCTCGAAGGACTTCACTCTTTAGCCGATATTCATGCCGTGGGGCATCGCATTGTGCACGGCGGCGAAAAACTTACAGCCTCGACACTCATTGACGAGCAAGTAATCTCGAAAATTGAAGACTGCATTGAGCTTGCTCCGCTGCACAATCCACAAAATCTTAAAGGTATTTATGCTGCACGCCAGCTCTTTGGCAACGCCATTCCACAAGTGGCAGTCTTCGATACCGCATTTCACCACACGATGCCAGATGTGGCATACCTTTACGCTATTCCATATCAATTCTATCGGCGACACAAAATTCGACGATATGGATTTCATGGCATTTCGCATCGCTATGTGAGTTTTCGCTATCGCACTTTGATGGGCATTGAGCGCAATAAGGTGCAGATTATTTCGTTGCATTTAGGCAATGGCAGTTCGGCTTGCGCAATTCGTGGCGGCTGTTCTGTTGATACCTCAATGGGGATGACGCCGCTGGAAGGTTTAGTCATGGGCACGCGCTCTGGTGATATTGATCCAGCAATTATCAACTACTTGGAACACAAAGAAAACTATTCGTCCGATGCCGTAGATGCATTACTCAATCGCCAATCAGGATTGCTGGGCATTTCGGGCTTAACGAACGATATGCGCGATTTAATTGAAGAAGCAAAAGAAAATGATGATCGACGCGCTAAACTGGCAATTGAAATCTACTGCTACCGTGTAAAGAAATACATCGGTGCTTATTTGGCAGCATTAGGCGGGGCACAAGCCATTACATTTACAGGCGGGATTGGCGAAAATTCAGATTACATTCGCGCTAAAATCTGCTCACATCTGGAGTGGTTTGGCTTAGAATTAGATGAAGCGAAAAACAGCGAAATGGTAGGAGGCAAAGAGGGCATAATCTCTAAGCCTGAAAGTCGCCTTGCAGCATGGGTAATTCCAACCAATGAGGAACTCATTATTGCGCGTGATACTTACCGTGCTATCGTGCCTGAGCCTGTGGCGTAG
- a CDS encoding arsenic-transporting ATPase, translating to MLTRDLQAQLGNVKIPRVIIYSGKGGTGKTTVSSATASALARQGKRVLIMSSDPAHSISDVFNFKIGRFEPCEIERNLYGLEIDTIYELKKNMSGFQKFVSSSYQSRGVDSGVASELTTQPGLDEIFSLARLLDEALSGKWDVIILDTSPTGNTLRLLAYPEIIIGGNMGKQFFKLYKNMASLQRSLGATNQPDPEFFEEVNMLMKQMDDINKFILRPEVTFRLVLNPEKLSILETKRAYTFVHLYGINIDAIVVNKVLPTVKTVGEYFEFWSDLHRKYLLEIDNSFYPTPIFRCEMQRTEPIGCDMLNDLSKLIFGERSPDEVFYSGKNFWIESKKDAVPNLNREILAIRIPFLKDAEEVKVVRMGTDLSVTIDRNHRVITLPRVLYTLEMESFVREGDVLKVLFKEQPPEKEPIELNVDKGVLSKLRATRKIAS from the coding sequence ATGCTCACCAGAGACTTGCAAGCGCAACTTGGCAATGTCAAAATTCCTCGCGTCATCATTTATTCAGGTAAAGGAGGCACAGGTAAAACCACCGTTTCCTCAGCAACAGCAAGTGCGCTGGCGCGTCAAGGCAAGCGCGTCTTGATTATGTCAAGTGATCCTGCACACTCTATTTCTGATGTCTTCAATTTCAAAATCGGACGCTTTGAGCCTTGCGAAATTGAGCGCAATCTCTATGGCTTGGAAATTGATACGATTTATGAGCTCAAGAAAAATATGTCGGGCTTTCAAAAGTTTGTCTCCTCATCTTATCAAAGTCGTGGTGTAGATTCAGGTGTAGCATCCGAGCTAACCACGCAGCCCGGCTTAGACGAAATTTTTTCTCTGGCGCGCCTGCTCGATGAAGCGCTCTCGGGCAAGTGGGATGTGATTATTCTGGATACTTCACCGACCGGTAACACGCTTCGGCTGCTGGCTTACCCTGAAATTATTATTGGTGGCAACATGGGTAAGCAATTCTTCAAACTCTACAAAAATATGGCGTCGCTGCAACGCTCGCTGGGCGCAACCAATCAGCCTGACCCTGAATTTTTCGAAGAGGTCAATATGCTCATGAAGCAGATGGATGACATCAACAAGTTCATTCTGCGCCCTGAAGTTACTTTCCGCCTCGTGCTCAATCCCGAAAAACTCTCGATTCTGGAAACCAAGCGCGCCTATACCTTCGTGCATCTCTACGGCATCAACATCGATGCAATTGTTGTCAACAAAGTTCTGCCCACTGTTAAAACGGTCGGTGAGTATTTTGAATTTTGGTCTGATTTACACCGCAAGTATCTTCTGGAAATAGATAACTCATTTTATCCGACGCCAATTTTCCGCTGCGAAATGCAACGCACAGAGCCAATTGGCTGCGATATGCTAAACGACTTGAGTAAGCTTATTTTTGGCGAAAGATCGCCTGATGAGGTCTTCTACAGCGGCAAAAATTTCTGGATTGAAAGCAAAAAAGATGCGGTGCCAAACCTCAATCGTGAAATTCTGGCGATTCGCATTCCTTTCCTGAAAGATGCTGAAGAAGTCAAAGTCGTGCGAATGGGCACTGATTTAAGCGTAACCATTGATCGCAATCACCGCGTGATTACACTGCCGCGTGTGCTCTATACGCTCGAGATGGAAAGCTTCGTGCGCGAAGGCGATGTGCTCAAAGTGCTCTTCAAAGAGCAGCCACCCGAAAAAGAGCCGATAGAGCTTAATGTCGATAAAGGCGTACTATCAAAACTTCGGGCGACACGCAAAATCGCTTCATAG
- a CDS encoding peptidylprolyl isomerase, giving the protein MPLQFLIETTLGNITVELFDDTPLHRDNFAKLVAEKYYDGVRFHRVIKDFMIQGGDPLSRDESKRAMHGTGGPNYRIPAEIKHPNKRGTLAAARDGNPQKASSGSQFYINVRDNLFLDDPVRAGYTVFGKVISGMDVADKISVVPKDARDNPLTPITMTIRAIPPTA; this is encoded by the coding sequence ATGCCACTCCAGTTTTTGATTGAAACCACGTTAGGCAACATCACCGTTGAGCTGTTCGATGATACTCCACTGCACCGCGATAATTTTGCCAAGCTTGTTGCTGAGAAGTATTATGATGGCGTGCGCTTTCACCGTGTTATCAAAGATTTTATGATTCAAGGCGGAGATCCGCTCTCACGCGATGAAAGCAAGCGAGCGATGCACGGCACAGGCGGTCCAAACTACCGCATTCCCGCTGAAATCAAACATCCCAACAAACGCGGCACGCTTGCTGCTGCACGTGATGGCAATCCGCAAAAAGCCTCATCGGGTAGCCAGTTCTACATCAACGTTCGAGATAACCTATTCTTAGACGATCCTGTGCGCGCTGGCTATACCGTATTTGGAAAAGTCATCAGCGGAATGGACGTGGCAGATAAAATTTCAGTTGTACCAAAAGATGCGCGCGATAACCCACTGACACCAATCACCATGACGATTCGCGCCATTCCACCGACTGCATAA
- a CDS encoding TIGR00266 family protein, with amino-acid sequence MPADIIDYKIFGDDMQAVEIELDPGETVRAEVGAMLYMEDGIQMQTSMGQEGGSFGSKLFAGLKRIVTGESFFITSYINTGQGKQHVAFAAPYPGKIVPLDLKALGGEFLCQKDGFLCAAKGVDIDVAFTKKIGTGLFGGEGFILQRLKGDGLAFIHAGGTIIQRSLAAGESLRVDTGCLVAFAPTVDYDIQFVGGFKNALFGGEGLFFAKLTGPGLVYLQSLPFSRLADRIMRASYGGREEGGLGIGSLLGSDA; translated from the coding sequence ATGCCTGCCGATATCATAGACTACAAAATCTTCGGTGATGATATGCAAGCCGTAGAAATTGAACTTGACCCCGGTGAAACTGTGCGCGCCGAAGTCGGTGCTATGCTCTACATGGAAGACGGCATTCAGATGCAAACTTCTATGGGACAAGAAGGCGGCAGTTTTGGCAGCAAACTCTTTGCTGGTTTGAAACGCATTGTAACTGGTGAGAGCTTTTTCATTACTTCTTATATCAATACAGGTCAAGGCAAGCAGCATGTTGCTTTTGCAGCGCCTTATCCGGGAAAGATCGTGCCGCTGGATTTGAAAGCCTTAGGCGGTGAATTTCTTTGCCAAAAAGATGGATTTCTTTGTGCCGCAAAAGGTGTGGATATCGATGTTGCCTTTACCAAAAAAATTGGTACAGGATTATTTGGCGGTGAAGGCTTTATTTTGCAACGCCTCAAAGGCGATGGATTAGCTTTTATTCATGCTGGCGGCACCATCATTCAGCGCTCGCTGGCAGCTGGTGAGTCACTGCGCGTCGATACAGGCTGCTTGGTGGCATTTGCGCCTACTGTTGATTATGACATTCAGTTCGTCGGTGGCTTCAAAAATGCACTGTTCGGTGGTGAAGGCTTGTTTTTTGCCAAACTCACTGGTCCGGGTCTTGTTTATCTACAAAGTCTTCCTTTCTCACGTCTTGCTGACCGGATTATGCGCGCTTCATACGGTGGTAGAGAAGAAGGCGGGCTTGGCATCGGCAGTCTCTTGGGCAGCGACGCCTAA